One part of the Brevundimonas subvibrioides ATCC 15264 genome encodes these proteins:
- a CDS encoding methyl-accepting chemotaxis protein has translation MLLTIRSKVRFAGLFMAMLCTLGPVAGLLVAGALSQAMEDSAAGASIMRSHMEADMMHDALRSDVLAALLAAQQGRQDQMPAIQTVLDEHSETFRAAIRRNQETAVDPDMVEALHTVDAPLEQYIVAAHALVDLAGRDGAAAEAALPGFTAVFTELEGRMAAVSERIEGALAASKARADFLAVAGMVVMAGVILLGVVMSLVMMRVSVRAVTAPIGVLDDEMAALAEGRTDVVLTSADRADELGAVGRSVVALQALIVERALKEARQQDHARAESAERDRAEAAAREEQRQRTEEAQQAAARQQALVVNAMAEGMDHLMRGDLTHRITEAFPHGYEKLRDDFNAALQGLEQTLASVDANAVAIRTGAGEVAQAADDLSRRTEQQAASLEETAAALEEITATVHRSAEGARAAADAVGETRKETETSGRVVGEAVSAMDAIHAASNQMSQIISVIDEIAFQTNLLALNAGVEAARAGDAGRGFAVVASEVRALAQRSAEAAKEINTLISDSGRQVTLGVDRVREAGSTLDRIARRVADVGALITEMAAASAEQSTALREVNTAIGQMDQVTQQNAAMVEETTAASHALAQETETLSRSVGRFRLSDRGGQRSNRLRSSMPQVAA, from the coding sequence ATGCTTTTGACGATCCGATCCAAGGTCCGTTTTGCCGGACTGTTCATGGCGATGCTGTGCACCCTCGGCCCCGTTGCAGGCCTGTTGGTGGCCGGGGCCCTGAGCCAGGCCATGGAGGACTCCGCGGCCGGCGCATCGATCATGCGCAGCCATATGGAAGCCGACATGATGCACGACGCGCTGCGCAGCGACGTGCTGGCGGCCCTTCTGGCGGCCCAGCAGGGCCGGCAGGATCAGATGCCGGCCATCCAGACGGTTCTCGACGAGCACTCCGAGACCTTCCGCGCGGCCATCAGGCGCAACCAGGAAACGGCCGTCGATCCCGACATGGTCGAGGCACTGCACACGGTCGATGCGCCCCTCGAGCAATACATCGTGGCAGCGCACGCCCTCGTCGATCTCGCCGGGCGCGACGGGGCGGCGGCCGAGGCGGCCCTGCCGGGTTTCACCGCCGTCTTCACCGAACTGGAAGGCCGGATGGCCGCGGTGTCGGAGCGGATCGAGGGCGCCCTCGCGGCCAGCAAGGCCCGCGCCGATTTCCTGGCCGTGGCCGGGATGGTCGTCATGGCGGGGGTCATCCTTCTGGGCGTCGTGATGAGCCTGGTCATGATGCGGGTCTCGGTCCGCGCGGTCACGGCCCCCATCGGCGTCCTGGATGACGAGATGGCCGCCCTCGCCGAGGGCCGGACCGACGTGGTCCTGACCAGCGCGGACCGGGCCGACGAACTGGGCGCGGTCGGCCGTTCGGTCGTGGCCCTGCAGGCCCTGATCGTCGAACGGGCGCTGAAGGAGGCCCGGCAGCAGGACCATGCACGCGCCGAGTCGGCCGAGCGCGACAGGGCCGAGGCTGCGGCGCGGGAGGAGCAGCGACAACGGACCGAGGAGGCCCAGCAGGCCGCCGCGCGCCAGCAGGCCCTGGTGGTCAACGCCATGGCCGAGGGGATGGATCATCTGATGCGGGGCGACCTGACCCACCGCATCACCGAAGCCTTCCCCCACGGCTACGAAAAACTGAGGGACGATTTCAACGCGGCCCTGCAGGGCCTCGAGCAGACCCTGGCGTCGGTCGACGCCAATGCGGTGGCGATCCGTACGGGCGCCGGAGAGGTGGCCCAGGCCGCGGACGACCTGTCGCGCCGCACCGAGCAGCAGGCGGCCAGCCTGGAAGAGACGGCCGCCGCCCTGGAAGAGATCACCGCGACCGTGCACCGGTCGGCCGAAGGGGCCAGGGCCGCCGCCGATGCCGTGGGCGAGACCCGCAAGGAGACTGAAACCAGCGGCCGTGTGGTCGGCGAGGCGGTCTCGGCCATGGACGCCATCCATGCGGCGTCGAACCAGATGAGCCAGATCATCAGCGTGATCGACGAGATCGCCTTCCAGACCAATCTGCTGGCGCTGAACGCGGGGGTGGAGGCGGCGCGCGCGGGTGACGCCGGCCGCGGGTTCGCCGTGGTCGCGTCCGAGGTCCGGGCCCTGGCCCAGCGCTCGGCCGAGGCGGCCAAGGAGATCAACACCCTGATCTCCGACTCCGGCCGTCAGGTCACCCTGGGCGTCGATCGCGTGCGCGAGGCCGGCTCGACCCTGGACCGGATCGCCCGCCGCGTGGCCGACGTGGGGGCCCTGATCACGGAGATGGCCGCCGCCAGCGCCGAACAGTCCACCGCCCTGCGCGAGGTCAACACCGCCATCGGCCAGATGGATCAGGTCACCCAGCAGAACGCCGCCATGGTCGAGGAAACCACGGCCGCCAGCCACGCCCTGGCCCAGGAGACCGAAACCCTGAGCCGCTCGGTCGGTCGGTTCCGCCTGTCGGACCGTGGCGGCCAGCGGTCCAATCGCCTGCGTTCATCGATGCCGCAGGTTGCCGCCTGA
- a CDS encoding carbohydrate porin, producing MMFRLDDVRRLIWFGAMSVGAAASPALAGGQDAGIDPAWVWDAAYTADVIGVVAGDAPRAGRYLDDLSVGVDGDLERQFGWTGTRVHFSFLANHGGEPNAVAGTLQGYDNIEVAAQKVRLYEAWVEHDVAGAGSVLAGLYDVNSEFYVTGTSDLLLAPPFGTGSELASTGPNGPAIFPSTALAVRLRVGAADATYVQVAAVNARAGTIGDVDGVDTTLDDGLLYLAEAGRSGPVRIAAGVWRYGETQPDIRRLAPSGDPARSRAQGAYLLAEGTVVTLPQGGTLGAFARVGVSDGDTTDFRGGWQAGLRLDSVMPGRPDSALSLGVHQGLLSDKARANAVDAGTAFARAESGIELTYADTLGPFTIQPDLQWIHHPGGEQDRDPILIAGVRFIWTVR from the coding sequence ATGATGTTCAGGCTTGATGACGTACGGCGTCTGATCTGGTTTGGTGCGATGTCGGTCGGGGCCGCAGCGAGCCCCGCTCTGGCCGGGGGCCAGGACGCCGGGATCGATCCCGCCTGGGTCTGGGACGCCGCCTATACGGCCGACGTGATCGGGGTCGTGGCCGGCGACGCGCCGCGCGCGGGCCGGTACCTCGACGATCTCTCCGTGGGCGTGGACGGCGATCTGGAACGCCAGTTCGGCTGGACCGGCACGCGCGTGCATTTCAGCTTTCTGGCCAACCACGGCGGCGAGCCGAACGCGGTCGCCGGCACCCTTCAGGGCTATGACAACATCGAGGTCGCCGCCCAGAAGGTGCGGCTCTACGAGGCCTGGGTCGAGCACGACGTCGCCGGGGCGGGGTCGGTGCTGGCGGGGCTCTACGACGTCAACAGCGAGTTCTACGTCACCGGCACCTCCGACCTGCTTCTGGCGCCACCCTTCGGCACAGGGTCGGAACTGGCCTCGACCGGTCCCAACGGCCCCGCCATCTTCCCGTCCACGGCGCTCGCCGTCCGGCTGCGGGTCGGTGCGGCCGACGCGACCTATGTTCAGGTGGCGGCCGTCAATGCCCGCGCCGGAACGATCGGGGATGTCGATGGCGTCGATACGACGCTCGATGACGGGCTTCTGTATCTGGCCGAGGCGGGCCGGTCAGGTCCGGTGCGGATCGCCGCCGGCGTCTGGCGCTATGGCGAGACCCAGCCGGATATCCGCCGTCTCGCGCCCTCGGGCGATCCCGCGCGAAGCCGGGCCCAGGGAGCCTATCTGCTCGCCGAGGGCACGGTCGTGACCCTGCCCCAGGGCGGCACGCTCGGAGCCTTCGCCCGTGTCGGTGTCTCGGATGGCGACACCACCGACTTCAGGGGCGGCTGGCAGGCGGGCCTGCGACTGGACTCGGTCATGCCCGGGCGACCCGACAGCGCCCTGTCCCTGGGCGTTCACCAGGGCCTTCTGTCGGACAAGGCCCGCGCCAACGCCGTCGACGCGGGCACGGCTTTCGCCCGCGCCGAAAGCGGCATCGAACTGACCTATGCCGACACCCTCGGTCCGTTCACCATCCAGCCGGACCTGCAGTGGATCCATCATCCGGGGGGCGAGCAGGACCGCGACCCCATCCTGATCGCCGGCGTGCGGTTCATCTGGACGGTCCGCTAG
- a CDS encoding YbhB/YbcL family Raf kinase inhibitor-like protein encodes MTFTLTSNDFKDGDTLPDAQVQSKGDTSPHLAWSGAPEGTKSFAITVFDPDAPTGSGFWHWTVANIPVDVTEIPAGGPLPQGAVEGRTDYGEPGFGGAAPPPGHGPHRYVFTVFAVDTDRLEVTPEDSGAKYGFNLHFHTLARASITATYENRG; translated from the coding sequence ATGACCTTCACCCTGACCTCGAACGACTTCAAGGATGGCGACACCCTGCCGGATGCGCAGGTGCAGTCGAAGGGCGATACCTCGCCGCATCTGGCCTGGTCCGGCGCACCGGAGGGCACGAAATCGTTTGCCATCACCGTCTTCGACCCGGACGCGCCGACGGGCTCGGGCTTCTGGCACTGGACCGTGGCCAATATTCCCGTCGACGTCACCGAAATCCCGGCGGGCGGCCCGCTGCCCCAGGGGGCCGTGGAGGGTCGCACCGACTATGGCGAGCCCGGCTTCGGCGGGGCCGCGCCGCCGCCCGGCCATGGACCCCACCGCTATGTCTTCACGGTCTTCGCCGTGGACACGGACCGGCTGGAGGTGACGCCGGAGGATTCGGGCGCGAAGTACGGGTTCAACCTTCATTTCCACACCCTGGCCAGGGCGTCGATCACGGCGACCTACGAGAACAGGGGCTGA
- the purS gene encoding phosphoribosylformylglycinamidine synthase subunit PurS yields the protein MAKVKVHVFLKPGVLDVQGKAVEGALKGLGWAGVANARVGKLIELDLDGVDDPAAEAKKMCETLLANTVIESYRVEVA from the coding sequence ATGGCCAAGGTCAAGGTTCACGTCTTCCTGAAGCCCGGCGTGCTGGACGTTCAGGGCAAGGCCGTCGAAGGCGCGCTGAAGGGTCTCGGCTGGGCCGGCGTCGCCAACGCCCGCGTCGGCAAGCTGATCGAACTGGACCTGGATGGCGTGGACGATCCCGCCGCCGAGGCGAAGAAGATGTGCGAAACGCTGCTGGCGAACACGGTGATCGAGAGCTACCGGGTTGAAGTGGCCTGA
- the purC gene encoding phosphoribosylaminoimidazolesuccinocarboxamide synthase: MNSKRKKIYEGKAKILYEGPEPGTLIQYFKDDATAFNAQKKATLEGKGVINNRISEFVMSRLNGIGVTNHFIKRLNLREQLIREVEIIPLEVVCRNIVAGSLATRLGQEEGTPLPRSIIEFYYKKDELNDPMVTEEHITAFNWANTQEIDDILATTVRVNDYLCGMFGAVGITLVDFKIEFGRVWENDFSRVILADEISPDSCRLWDTATGEKMDKDRFRRDLGQVIENYTEVARRLGIMKDMPTVIQGGLH, encoded by the coding sequence ATGAATTCGAAGCGCAAGAAGATCTACGAAGGCAAGGCCAAGATCCTGTACGAAGGGCCGGAGCCCGGCACCCTGATCCAGTACTTCAAGGACGATGCCACCGCCTTCAACGCGCAGAAGAAGGCGACCCTGGAAGGCAAGGGGGTCATCAACAACCGCATCAGCGAGTTCGTGATGAGCCGCCTGAACGGGATCGGCGTCACCAACCACTTCATCAAGCGGCTGAACCTGCGCGAGCAGCTGATCCGCGAAGTCGAGATCATCCCGCTGGAAGTGGTGTGCCGCAACATCGTCGCCGGATCGCTGGCCACGCGCCTGGGACAGGAAGAGGGCACGCCCCTGCCCCGCTCGATCATCGAATTCTATTACAAGAAGGATGAGCTCAACGATCCGATGGTGACGGAAGAGCACATCACTGCCTTCAACTGGGCTAACACCCAGGAGATCGACGACATCCTGGCCACCACCGTGCGCGTGAACGACTATCTGTGCGGCATGTTCGGCGCCGTCGGCATCACCCTGGTGGACTTCAAGATCGAGTTCGGCCGGGTCTGGGAGAACGACTTCAGCCGGGTCATCCTGGCCGACGAGATCAGCCCGGACAGCTGCCGCCTGTGGGATACGGCGACCGGCGAGAAGATGGACAAGGACCGCTTCCGCCGCGACCTGGGCCAGGTGATCGAGAACTACACCGAGGTCGCGCGGCGTCTGGGAATCATGAAGGACATGCCGACCGTCATCCAGGGGGGGCTGCACTGA